In one window of Spodoptera frugiperda isolate SF20-4 chromosome 11, AGI-APGP_CSIRO_Sfru_2.0, whole genome shotgun sequence DNA:
- the LOC118274730 gene encoding pupal cuticle protein, which translates to MKSMIVVACLALACGAHASGWTGPPANIALSQDGRNILDTPEVAQARAAHLAALSQANQNNPNPQDDGSYDPRWDNEEYWQGAEQNKWNAAPAGQWNGAQAHGQWNAAPAHNQWNAAPAAPAWNAAGPAPAPVAETPEVAQARAAHLAALNAAKAVPAQPQWNAPAHNQWNAAPAHNQWNAAPAHNQWNGAPSWQSGQAQHQPANIRLANDGSGILDTPEVAAARAAHLAAHAQVAHAAPAHPQQHW; encoded by the exons ATGAAATCCATG ATCGTTGTTGCTTGCTTGGCGTTGGCGTGTGGCGCGCATGCGTCCGGATGGACTGGTCCTCCCGCCAACATTGCTCTGTCACAAGACGGACGCAACATCCTCGACACCCCCGAAGTAGCGCAAGCGCGTGCCGCCCACCTCGCCGCGCTGTCGCAGGCTAACCAGAACAACCCCAACCCCCAGGACGATGGCTCCTACGACCCTCGCTGGGACAACGAAGAGTACTGGCAAGGAGCTGAACAGAACAAGTGGAACGCTGCCCCCGCTGGCCAATGGAACGGTGCTCAGGCTCACGGACAATGGAACGCTGCCCCCGCTCACAACCAGTGGAACGCTGCTCCCGCTGCCCCCGCCTGGAACGCCGCTGGCCCTGCGCCCGCTCCCGTCGCTGAAACCCCTGAAGTAGCCCAGGCTCGTGCTGCCCACCTCGCCGCCCTCAACGCCGCCAAGGCTGTTCCCGCTCAGCCCCAATGGAACGCTCCCGCCCACAACCAGTGGAACGCTGCTCCCGCCCACAACCAGTGGAACGCCGCTCCCGCTCACAACCAGTGGAACGGTGCTCCCTCATGGCAGTCTGGCCAGGCCCAGCACCAGCCCGCTAACATCAGGCTAGCCAACGACGGCTCCGGCATCCTGGACACCCCCGAGgtcgccgccgcccgcgccgcccacTTAGCAGCCCACGCGCAGGTCGCGCACGCCGCGCCCGCCCACCCCCAGCAGCACTGGTGA
- the LOC118274725 gene encoding pickpocket protein 28-like isoform X2 gives MLVYPSREFGMRPRKSPKDIIFRKNYWAQGKEPTPWYVWDSKLPANRSKSEERPPLRTAQRLEDEPSSFSNDLRDYLMTSTLHGLRYIGERKLTWFERFFWLTAFGCSLVSAGFFILNIYAKWRSSPMIVSINPENMPLSNLPFPALTVCNVNQAKKTVAERYWAYGNPVDKKLLQSLCTTKDDSEIFEDGIAGRADWDHTRSFLINVTQPCSEMLAQCIWDSSVMNCEDLFNAQLTDEGLCCTFNVVHRNKMFRNPRSLNDLNITFPSPAVDWTPEDGYPADAPPDGFPWRPKGIGTHHGLSLVLDANLAEYYCASTKSAGFKILLHNPTETPKIRNLGGIYGPGREARIAIWPRISDAQPSLRSIDIKKRLCLFSNEKELVFFRTYTLKNCEMECEAQAMLDVCKCVYYYMPKNKSTRICGKADAKCYTNMSLIMPEGRDITCMECLPACTEIAYMEKLSDAPLKEMLVAQLAKTLGNRTPEYFTENMLVVHFYFEENTFMRFTKGEIFGLTEFLSNTGGLLGLCMGFSMMSAVELLYYLTLRALCMMRRRPHTQPFVK, from the exons ATGCTGGTCTACCCGAGCAGGGAATTCGGAATGCGTCCTCGGAAATCACCAAAGGACATAATATTTAGAAAG AACTATTGGGCTCAAGGTAAAGAACCAACGCCTTGGTATGTGTGGGATTCAAAATTACCGGCCAACAGGAGCAAGAGCGAA gAAAGGCCACCTCTAAGAACTGCACAAAGATTGGAGGATGAGCCCAGCAGTTTTAGCAACGACCTTAGAGATTATCTCATGACATCCACGCTCCACGGACTCCGATACATTGGGGAACGAAAACTGACTTGGTTTGAAAG ATTCTTCTGGCTAACAGCATTTGGCTGTTCTTTAGTAAGTGCAGGATTTTTCATATTAAACATATACGCGAAGTGGCGCTCGTCTCCGATGATAGTCAGCATCAACCCGGAGAACATGCCTCTCAGCAACCTGCCGTTCCCCGCCCTCACAGTCTGTAACGTCAACCAGGCGAAGAAGACCGTCGCTGAAAGATATTGGGCGTATGG GAATCCTGTCGACAAGAAGCTGCTTCAGAGTTTGTGCACCACGAAGGACGATTCTGAAATATTCGAGGATGGAATAGCGGGCAGGGCTGACTGGGACCATACCAGATCGTTtctaataaat GTGACTCAACCGTGCAGTGAAATGCTGGCGCAGTGTATCTGGGACTCCTCTGTTATGAACTGCGAGGACTTGTTCAACGCTCAACTGACGGACGAGGGACTCTGCTGCACCTTCAACGTGGTACaccgaaataaaatgtttaggaACCC TCGTTCTCTGAATGATCTGAACATAACATTTCCATCACCAGCCGTAGACTGGACACCCGAGGACGGATACCCGGCTGATGCTCCACCTGATGGCTTTCCTTGGAGACCCAAAG GAATTGGCACCCACCATGGTCTCTCCCTGGTATTGGACGCTAATCTCGCGGAATATTATTGCGCTTCTACGAAAAGTGCTGGCTTCAAG attcttCTCCATAATCCTACCGAAACACCTAAAATAAGAAATCTAGGAGGTATATACGGTCCGGGTAGAGAGGCGAGAATTGCGATTTGGCCAAGGATATCAGATGCACAACCCTCTCTTAGATCTATCGATATTAAAAAAAGGCTTTGTTTGTTCTCAAATGAAAAGGAATTGGTATTTTTCAG AACTTACACTTTGAAGAACTGTGAAATGGAGTGTGAAGCGCAAGCTATGTTGGACGTATGCAAATGTGTCTACTATTATATGCCCA AAAACAAATCCACTCGTATTTGTGGCAAGGCAGATGCGAAATGTTATACAAACATGAGCCTCATCATGCCTGAAG GACGCGACATCACATGCATGGAGTGTCTGCCAGCATGCACGGAGATCGCCTACATGGAGAAACTGAGTGACGCGCCGCTGAAAGAGATGCTCGTGGCACAGCTTGCCAAGACCCTCGGCAACAGGACTCCTGAATACTTCAC ggAAAACATGCTGGTTGTGCACTTTTATTTTGAAGAGAACACATTCATGAGATTCACTAAAGGAGAAATATTTGGACTCACTGAATTCTTAT
- the LOC118274725 gene encoding pickpocket protein 28-like isoform X3: protein MLVYPSREFGMRPRKSPKDIIFRKQNYWAQGKEPTPWYVWDSKLPANRSKSEERPPLRTAQRLEDEPSSFSNDLRDYLMTSTLHGLRYIGERKLTWFERFFWLTAFGCSLVSAGFFILNIYAKWRSSPMIVSINPENMPLSNLPFPALTVCNVNQAKKTVAERYWANPVDKKLLQSLCTTKDDSEIFEDGIAGRADWDHTRSFLINVTQPCSEMLAQCIWDSSVMNCEDLFNAQLTDEGLCCTFNVVHRNKMFRNPRSLNDLNITFPSPAVDWTPEDGYPADAPPDGFPWRPKGIGTHHGLSLVLDANLAEYYCASTKSAGFKILLHNPTETPKIRNLGGIYGPGREARIAIWPRISDAQPSLRSIDIKKRLCLFSNEKELVFFRTYTLKNCEMECEAQAMLDVCKCVYYYMPKNKSTRICGKADAKCYTNMSLIMPEGRDITCMECLPACTEIAYMEKLSDAPLKEMLVAQLAKTLGNRTPEYFTENMLVVHFYFEENTFMRFTKGEIFGLTEFLSNTGGLLGLCMGFSMMSAVELLYYLTLRALCMMRRRPHTQPFVK from the exons ATGCTGGTCTACCCGAGCAGGGAATTCGGAATGCGTCCTCGGAAATCACCAAAGGACATAATATTTAGAAAG CAGAACTATTGGGCTCAAGGTAAAGAACCAACGCCTTGGTATGTGTGGGATTCAAAATTACCGGCCAACAGGAGCAAGAGCGAA gAAAGGCCACCTCTAAGAACTGCACAAAGATTGGAGGATGAGCCCAGCAGTTTTAGCAACGACCTTAGAGATTATCTCATGACATCCACGCTCCACGGACTCCGATACATTGGGGAACGAAAACTGACTTGGTTTGAAAG ATTCTTCTGGCTAACAGCATTTGGCTGTTCTTTAGTAAGTGCAGGATTTTTCATATTAAACATATACGCGAAGTGGCGCTCGTCTCCGATGATAGTCAGCATCAACCCGGAGAACATGCCTCTCAGCAACCTGCCGTTCCCCGCCCTCACAGTCTGTAACGTCAACCAGGCGAAGAAGACCGTCGCTGAAAGATATTGGGC GAATCCTGTCGACAAGAAGCTGCTTCAGAGTTTGTGCACCACGAAGGACGATTCTGAAATATTCGAGGATGGAATAGCGGGCAGGGCTGACTGGGACCATACCAGATCGTTtctaataaat GTGACTCAACCGTGCAGTGAAATGCTGGCGCAGTGTATCTGGGACTCCTCTGTTATGAACTGCGAGGACTTGTTCAACGCTCAACTGACGGACGAGGGACTCTGCTGCACCTTCAACGTGGTACaccgaaataaaatgtttaggaACCC TCGTTCTCTGAATGATCTGAACATAACATTTCCATCACCAGCCGTAGACTGGACACCCGAGGACGGATACCCGGCTGATGCTCCACCTGATGGCTTTCCTTGGAGACCCAAAG GAATTGGCACCCACCATGGTCTCTCCCTGGTATTGGACGCTAATCTCGCGGAATATTATTGCGCTTCTACGAAAAGTGCTGGCTTCAAG attcttCTCCATAATCCTACCGAAACACCTAAAATAAGAAATCTAGGAGGTATATACGGTCCGGGTAGAGAGGCGAGAATTGCGATTTGGCCAAGGATATCAGATGCACAACCCTCTCTTAGATCTATCGATATTAAAAAAAGGCTTTGTTTGTTCTCAAATGAAAAGGAATTGGTATTTTTCAG AACTTACACTTTGAAGAACTGTGAAATGGAGTGTGAAGCGCAAGCTATGTTGGACGTATGCAAATGTGTCTACTATTATATGCCCA AAAACAAATCCACTCGTATTTGTGGCAAGGCAGATGCGAAATGTTATACAAACATGAGCCTCATCATGCCTGAAG GACGCGACATCACATGCATGGAGTGTCTGCCAGCATGCACGGAGATCGCCTACATGGAGAAACTGAGTGACGCGCCGCTGAAAGAGATGCTCGTGGCACAGCTTGCCAAGACCCTCGGCAACAGGACTCCTGAATACTTCAC ggAAAACATGCTGGTTGTGCACTTTTATTTTGAAGAGAACACATTCATGAGATTCACTAAAGGAGAAATATTTGGACTCACTGAATTCTTAT
- the LOC118274725 gene encoding pickpocket protein 28-like isoform X1: MLVYPSREFGMRPRKSPKDIIFRKQNYWAQGKEPTPWYVWDSKLPANRSKSEERPPLRTAQRLEDEPSSFSNDLRDYLMTSTLHGLRYIGERKLTWFERFFWLTAFGCSLVSAGFFILNIYAKWRSSPMIVSINPENMPLSNLPFPALTVCNVNQAKKTVAERYWAYGNPVDKKLLQSLCTTKDDSEIFEDGIAGRADWDHTRSFLINVTQPCSEMLAQCIWDSSVMNCEDLFNAQLTDEGLCCTFNVVHRNKMFRNPRSLNDLNITFPSPAVDWTPEDGYPADAPPDGFPWRPKGIGTHHGLSLVLDANLAEYYCASTKSAGFKILLHNPTETPKIRNLGGIYGPGREARIAIWPRISDAQPSLRSIDIKKRLCLFSNEKELVFFRTYTLKNCEMECEAQAMLDVCKCVYYYMPKNKSTRICGKADAKCYTNMSLIMPEGRDITCMECLPACTEIAYMEKLSDAPLKEMLVAQLAKTLGNRTPEYFTENMLVVHFYFEENTFMRFTKGEIFGLTEFLSNTGGLLGLCMGFSMMSAVELLYYLTLRALCMMRRRPHTQPFVK; the protein is encoded by the exons ATGCTGGTCTACCCGAGCAGGGAATTCGGAATGCGTCCTCGGAAATCACCAAAGGACATAATATTTAGAAAG CAGAACTATTGGGCTCAAGGTAAAGAACCAACGCCTTGGTATGTGTGGGATTCAAAATTACCGGCCAACAGGAGCAAGAGCGAA gAAAGGCCACCTCTAAGAACTGCACAAAGATTGGAGGATGAGCCCAGCAGTTTTAGCAACGACCTTAGAGATTATCTCATGACATCCACGCTCCACGGACTCCGATACATTGGGGAACGAAAACTGACTTGGTTTGAAAG ATTCTTCTGGCTAACAGCATTTGGCTGTTCTTTAGTAAGTGCAGGATTTTTCATATTAAACATATACGCGAAGTGGCGCTCGTCTCCGATGATAGTCAGCATCAACCCGGAGAACATGCCTCTCAGCAACCTGCCGTTCCCCGCCCTCACAGTCTGTAACGTCAACCAGGCGAAGAAGACCGTCGCTGAAAGATATTGGGCGTATGG GAATCCTGTCGACAAGAAGCTGCTTCAGAGTTTGTGCACCACGAAGGACGATTCTGAAATATTCGAGGATGGAATAGCGGGCAGGGCTGACTGGGACCATACCAGATCGTTtctaataaat GTGACTCAACCGTGCAGTGAAATGCTGGCGCAGTGTATCTGGGACTCCTCTGTTATGAACTGCGAGGACTTGTTCAACGCTCAACTGACGGACGAGGGACTCTGCTGCACCTTCAACGTGGTACaccgaaataaaatgtttaggaACCC TCGTTCTCTGAATGATCTGAACATAACATTTCCATCACCAGCCGTAGACTGGACACCCGAGGACGGATACCCGGCTGATGCTCCACCTGATGGCTTTCCTTGGAGACCCAAAG GAATTGGCACCCACCATGGTCTCTCCCTGGTATTGGACGCTAATCTCGCGGAATATTATTGCGCTTCTACGAAAAGTGCTGGCTTCAAG attcttCTCCATAATCCTACCGAAACACCTAAAATAAGAAATCTAGGAGGTATATACGGTCCGGGTAGAGAGGCGAGAATTGCGATTTGGCCAAGGATATCAGATGCACAACCCTCTCTTAGATCTATCGATATTAAAAAAAGGCTTTGTTTGTTCTCAAATGAAAAGGAATTGGTATTTTTCAG AACTTACACTTTGAAGAACTGTGAAATGGAGTGTGAAGCGCAAGCTATGTTGGACGTATGCAAATGTGTCTACTATTATATGCCCA AAAACAAATCCACTCGTATTTGTGGCAAGGCAGATGCGAAATGTTATACAAACATGAGCCTCATCATGCCTGAAG GACGCGACATCACATGCATGGAGTGTCTGCCAGCATGCACGGAGATCGCCTACATGGAGAAACTGAGTGACGCGCCGCTGAAAGAGATGCTCGTGGCACAGCTTGCCAAGACCCTCGGCAACAGGACTCCTGAATACTTCAC ggAAAACATGCTGGTTGTGCACTTTTATTTTGAAGAGAACACATTCATGAGATTCACTAAAGGAGAAATATTTGGACTCACTGAATTCTTAT